TGCCAGCGTTTCAGGCCTAAGTTCAAATGCCAGCCGTCTGGCAGGTATCTCAGACAATATCGCCAATTCAGCTACGAATGGATATCGGCGGGTTGAAACGGATTTTCACTCTATGGTCATCTCAAATCGGCAACACGCTTACGCAGCTGGCGGGGTCCGCAGCTCTCAACAGCGCATGATCGATCAGTCGGGAAGCCTTATTTCAACCAATAATAGCACGGATTTGGCCGTAAATGGGCGCGGGTTGCTGCCGGTCAGTGATGCAGCACAAATCACAGTCGATAATGGCGAAAGCCCCATGAAATTAACCAGCACCGGGTCGTTCCGATTGGATAAAGATGGCTATTTGTCCACCACATCCGGGCTTACGTTGCTGGGTTGGCCCGCGCGCGAAGATGGATCTATTCCCAATTACGCGCGCGACAGCAGCCTCGATCTTGAGCCGATAAAAATCAACGCTCAAACGCTCTCTGGACAACCCACAACCAAAATGCGTGTCGCCGTAAATCTCCCCGCAACCGCCACAATGGCAGGGGCTGAGCCCAGCACAGAAGGGATCTCAGTTGAGTATTTTGACAATTTGGGGCGGCCACATAGCTTTGAATTTGCCTTTACACCCATAATTCCAAGCGTTGACGCTTCCAATACATGGCGTATGGACATCACCGATTCAGCCAATCAAACCGCATCGATCGGCACCTATGAGATGTCTTTTCAAGATGCGCGCAACGCTGGCGGCACGTTAAATTCGATAACGCCGCTTGACAGCAGCCCAGCCTATAATGCGAGCACCGGAACAATTGTTTTAAACGCGCAAAGCGGCCCGATTGAAGTGACCATAGGCAAAATCGCAGATCGCTATGGAATGACCCAATTGTCAGACAGTTTTACGCCCGTGACCAGCGAGAAAGATGGGGCAAAAAGCGGCACCATGAAAGACGTCGAAATTGATCAAGCGGGAAATGTTTTTGCGATATCTGATACGGGCCTTGCGCGCCGCTTATATCAAGTGCCTCTGGTCAATCTTCCCAATCTCAATGGGCTGAGCGCGCAGGGCGATGAGACATATCTGCCTTCCTCTTCAAGCGGAAACTATTCACTATGGAGCCCAGGCGATGGCCCAACCGGAACCATCGTTCCAAAAGCTCTGGAAGAATCCACCACAGATGTTGCAACAGAATTAACGGATATGATCCGTACGCAGAGGGCATATTCATCAAATGCCAAAGTTATTCAAACAGTTGATGAGATGCTTCGGGAAACCACAAACCTCATCCGTTAAGCGCTTGAAAGGCCAAGAACGTGTCATTGATCAGTTCTTTATCACAGGCCATGACAGGGCTGGCGCGCAGCGCAAAAGCGGCCGAACTGGTTGCAGAAAACATCGCCAATGCCAATAAAGCAGGCTATGCAAAACGCAGCCTCAGCCTTCATGGGCAAACGCATGGTCAAGACGGCCTGGGCATCAACGCGATAGTAAGGCAGGATAATGGCTTGCTGCTTGGTGAGCATCAATTGGCAGCGGGAGACCGGGCATATGCAAAGCTCAAAGCAGGCTTTTATAACGCCATGCGTCTCACATTTGGCGATGTTGGCTCCACCAGCACGCTAGAAGCCTCATTGAATAAATTGGAAGCCGATTTGCGCATTGCCAGCGTCGATCCCAGCGATGAAAACAGGTTGGCAAGCGCTTTTCACGCGGCACAATCGGTTGTCCAAATA
The sequence above is drawn from the Rhodobacteraceae bacterium IMCC1335 genome and encodes:
- a CDS encoding flagellar hook-basal body complex protein; translated protein: MTISSSLNASVSGLSSNASRLAGISDNIANSATNGYRRVETDFHSMVISNRQHAYAAGGVRSSQQRMIDQSGSLISTNNSTDLAVNGRGLLPVSDAAQITVDNGESPMKLTSTGSFRLDKDGYLSTTSGLTLLGWPAREDGSIPNYARDSSLDLEPIKINAQTLSGQPTTKMRVAVNLPATATMAGAEPSTEGISVEYFDNLGRPHSFEFAFTPIIPSVDASNTWRMDITDSANQTASIGTYEMSFQDARNAGGTLNSITPLDSSPAYNASTGTIVLNAQSGPIEVTIGKIADRYGMTQLSDSFTPVTSEKDGAKSGTMKDVEIDQAGNVFAISDTGLARRLYQVPLVNLPNLNGLSAQGDETYLPSSSSGNYSLWSPGDGPTGTIVPKALEESTTDVATELTDMIRTQRAYSSNAKVIQTVDEMLRETTNLIR